From Zingiber officinale cultivar Zhangliang chromosome 5B, Zo_v1.1, whole genome shotgun sequence, the proteins below share one genomic window:
- the LOC121987161 gene encoding LOW QUALITY PROTEIN: ribosomal protein S12, mitochondrial (The sequence of the model RefSeq protein was modified relative to this genomic sequence to represent the inferred CDS: inserted 3 bases in 2 codons; substituted 4 bases at 4 genomic stop codons), translating to MSLCPTCNRLICHGREEKRHTDRTRASDQCPXKQGVCLRVLTRTPXEPNSAIDNSYXLFSHIQGEGHNFQXHPIVLVRGGRVKDSPSVKSHRIXGVKDLLXIPDRRRGRSKYGAEGRKSK from the exons ATGAGCCTATGCCCTACATGCAACCGATTGATTTGTCATGGTAGAGAAGAAAAACGGCACACAGACCGTACTCGAGCTTCAGATCAATGTC AGAAGCAAGGAGTATGCCTACGTGTTCTGACGAGAACACCGTAAGAACCAAATTCAGCAATAGACAACAGCTA TTTATTTTCTCACATTCAAGGTGAAGGCCATAATTTTCAGTAACATCCTATAGTCTTAGTCAGAGGAGGTAGAGTGAAAGATTCGCCGAGTGTGAAATCACATCGTATTTAAGGAGTGAAGGATTTATTGTGAATTCCAGATCGTAGAAGAGGCAGATCAAAATATGGTGCAGAAGGACGCAAATCGAAATGA
- the LOC121986383 gene encoding 2-keto-3-deoxy-L-rhamnonate aldolase-like has translation MAASLSTMALATAAKPPLLGPQILQIQSAHSTTLSLRSDQMFTAISIPSRRPSLPRVRSAGSPSHQEYETFPRSLKSRLAAGETLYGLFLLSASPTLAEIAGLAGYDYVVVDMEHGPGGISDALPCLRALAAAHTPAVLRLPEPSAVWAKKALDIGPQGIMFPMVDSPAAAAHAVSCCRFPPRGVRGSAHTVVRASAYGLDDGYLARCEEELLVMCQVESVDAVSEIEAIATVEGVDVIQMGPLDLSGSMGYLWDPGNKKVRQVLRELERRVLGLKKRQSEANAAAEGGSASLGGPYLGGFAMPHDPPEELKARGYHMVAGAVDVGLFRQAAAEDVRRFRRAEVEIGEEGHEDEKPRDESYWSE, from the coding sequence ATGGCGGCTTCTCTGTCAACCATGGCGCTGGCTACCGCCGCTAAGCCTCCCCTCCTCGGCCCGCAAATCCTGCAGATTCAAAGCGCTCATTCGACCACCCTTTCTCTCCGATCCGACCAAATGTTCACTGCCATCTCCATTCCCTCGCGAAGGCCGTCGCTTCCACGCGTTCGATCCGCTGGATCGCCGTCGCATCAGGAGTACGAGACCTTTCCCCGGAGCCTCAAGTCCCGCCTAGCCGCTGGCGAGACCCTCTACGGCCTCTTCCTCCTCAGCGCCTCCCCGACTCTCGCCGAGATTGCCGGCCTCGCCGGCTACGACTACGTCGTCGTCGACATGGAGCACGGCCCCGGGGGCATATCCGATGCCCTCCCCTGCCTCCGAGCCCTCGCTGCCGCGCACACCCCTGCCGTGCTCCGCCTCCCGGAGCCCTCCGCCGTCTGGGCCAAGAAGGCCCTTGATATAGGCCCCCAGGGCATCATGTTCCCCATGGTCGATTCTCCCGCCGCCGCCGCGCACGCCGTCTCCTGCTGCCGCTTCCCACCGCGCGGCGTGCGCGGCTCCGCCCACACCGTCGTCCGCGCCTCCGCCTACGGCCTCGACGACGGGTACCTAGCCCGCTGCGAGGAGGAGCTGTTGGTGATGTGCCAGGTGGAGTCGGTGGACGCCGTGTCGGAGATCGAGGCGATCGCCACCGTCGAGGGGGTCGACGTGATCCAGATGGGCCCTCTGGATCTGAGCGGGAGCATGGGCTACCTGTGGGATCCGGGAAACAAGAAGGTGCGCCAGGTGCTTCGGGAGTTGGAGAGAAGGGTTCTCGGTCTGAAGAAGAGGCAGTCAGAGGCGAACGCTGCGGCTGAGGGAGGGAGTGCCAGCCTCGGAGGCCCCTATCTGGGGGGCTTCGCAATGCCGCACGATCCGCCGGAGGAGCTGAAGGCGAGGGGGTATCACATGGTGGCGGGGGCAGTGGACGTTGGGCTGTTCCGCCAGGCGGCGGCGGAAGACGTGCGGCGGTTCCGGCGGGCGGAGGTGGAGATCGGCGAAGAGGGGCACGAGGACGAGAAGCCGAGGGACGAGTCCTACTGGAGCGAGTGA